One Anaerohalosphaeraceae bacterium genomic region harbors:
- the pilM gene encoding type IV pilus assembly protein PilM produces MAKASHAVWGIDIGTCSLKALRLRQGAEGLEVVGFDYLEHDKILSTADITPEEKRETIRQTLRNFLKQNEVGKEEVAIAIAGQNSFARLVKMPPVDPKRIPKIVPLEAVQQIPFDINEVEWDWQLLKNPDSPDTEVGIFAIKNEVIAEMLDFFSRENLRVSCVQISPIALYNYALYDIKEISASSGKATILLDMGAENTTLVIATRDSVWQRSIRIGGNTFTEAIADAFKLKFARAEKLKRTAPMSKYMRQIFTAMKPVYTDLGGEIQRSLGFYASSGAGRDKGFSRILALGGGFKLQGLTKYLQQSLGLPVIKPDSFERLVLSPDVSAAKFHENLSEFGVVYGLGVQLLGESKIETNLLPKRIARAMAWTRKAKVFTAAASVFLAVSLICLLWTFRLLQQYSRENSGLRTVQAVMQQAQSINSAVSDFESQKPMFEQQVQKEMDLFKYRQIVPLLNETLLKCFPNKENTPAIAELYDAFVNGDLKTIRSIPRGDRKVMFVTRLEVQFAPDLAAAALPQGSRRSMTGYGPGAGFGGEVGGFMGGPVMQPGGMPPEMMPGMPGGEMGTAGVQSATQAGFVVLIEGYSPYKEIAQLLDPPGVGTDQTRWGVVTRFENLKTLFPDTPFELFGKGDIRHFKDESGPVDPADMQMPAGIGILREVERVPSSQAGGAAAGMTAMPGGPVAGGMTGAVPTRITKETVLVDPMTEEEISRTLDIITQEDIKNNPSYTDRDLGRVKQTPFGEPQYIIRDHWFRIQAKFVWKDAPALPELTAGGGMGGGFYPGAVPAGPGGGGGRGGGEF; encoded by the coding sequence TTGGAACCTGTTCGCTGAAGGCCCTGCGGCTCCGTCAGGGTGCAGAGGGGCTGGAGGTTGTGGGGTTTGATTATCTTGAACATGATAAAATCCTTTCGACGGCGGATATTACTCCAGAGGAAAAGCGAGAAACTATTCGCCAGACTCTTCGGAACTTTCTAAAGCAAAATGAGGTTGGCAAAGAAGAGGTGGCTATTGCTATCGCGGGGCAAAACAGTTTTGCCCGTCTGGTGAAAATGCCGCCGGTGGATCCCAAACGAATCCCCAAGATTGTTCCTCTCGAGGCCGTTCAGCAGATTCCATTTGATATCAATGAAGTGGAATGGGATTGGCAGCTGCTGAAAAATCCGGACAGTCCTGATACAGAAGTGGGTATATTTGCCATAAAAAATGAAGTCATTGCGGAAATGCTGGACTTTTTCAGCCGGGAGAACCTCCGGGTCAGCTGTGTGCAAATCAGTCCCATTGCTTTGTACAACTATGCCCTTTATGACATCAAAGAAATCAGTGCATCCTCAGGAAAAGCCACAATTCTTTTGGATATGGGAGCCGAAAATACAACGCTGGTTATCGCAACACGGGATTCCGTCTGGCAGAGGAGCATTCGAATCGGCGGAAACACGTTTACAGAGGCGATTGCGGATGCCTTTAAGCTGAAGTTTGCCAGAGCCGAGAAGCTTAAGCGGACCGCTCCGATGAGCAAATATATGCGGCAGATTTTTACGGCGATGAAGCCCGTTTATACGGATTTGGGAGGAGAAATCCAGCGAAGTCTGGGCTTTTATGCCTCCAGCGGAGCCGGTCGAGATAAAGGATTCTCACGAATCCTGGCCCTGGGAGGCGGTTTTAAGCTGCAGGGGCTGACCAAATATCTGCAGCAAAGTCTGGGGCTGCCGGTGATTAAGCCGGATTCGTTCGAGCGGCTTGTGCTCTCGCCGGACGTTTCTGCAGCCAAGTTTCATGAAAATCTTTCTGAGTTCGGGGTAGTCTACGGTTTGGGAGTTCAGCTGTTGGGGGAATCAAAGATTGAAACCAATCTTCTGCCCAAACGGATTGCCCGGGCGATGGCCTGGACCCGCAAGGCCAAAGTATTTACAGCCGCCGCATCGGTCTTTTTGGCTGTTAGTCTGATTTGTCTGCTGTGGACTTTCCGGCTGCTTCAGCAGTACAGCCGGGAAAACAGCGGGCTTCGGACGGTTCAGGCCGTAATGCAGCAGGCCCAGAGCATTAATTCAGCCGTTTCAGACTTTGAAAGCCAAAAACCGATGTTTGAACAGCAGGTTCAGAAAGAGATGGATTTGTTCAAGTATCGGCAGATTGTTCCTCTTTTGAATGAAACGCTTTTGAAATGTTTTCCGAACAAAGAAAATACCCCGGCAATTGCTGAGCTGTACGATGCTTTTGTGAATGGAGATCTTAAAACCATCCGCTCCATTCCTCGCGGGGACAGGAAAGTGATGTTTGTGACGCGGCTGGAAGTTCAGTTTGCTCCGGATTTGGCTGCGGCGGCCCTGCCGCAGGGAAGTCGCCGCTCGATGACCGGCTATGGTCCCGGTGCCGGCTTCGGCGGGGAAGTCGGCGGTTTTATGGGAGGGCCGGTTATGCAGCCCGGCGGGATGCCTCCGGAGATGATGCCGGGAATGCCCGGCGGGGAAATGGGGACCGCAGGAGTTCAGTCCGCGACCCAGGCGGGTTTTGTGGTTCTGATTGAGGGATACAGTCCCTACAAGGAAATTGCCCAGCTTCTGGACCCGCCCGGTGTCGGGACCGACCAAACACGCTGGGGAGTTGTTACCCGTTTTGAGAACCTCAAGACCCTGTTTCCTGACACGCCGTTTGAGCTTTTCGGCAAAGGGGATATCCGGCATTTCAAAGATGAATCCGGTCCCGTGGACCCGGCGGATATGCAGATGCCGGCGGGAATCGGAATTCTCCGGGAAGTGGAAAGGGTTCCGTCGAGCCAGGCGGGCGGTGCAGCCGCGGGAATGACGGCGATGCCGGGCGGTCCGGTCGCCGGAGGGATGACAGGGGCAGTTCCTACTCGTATCACAAAGGAAACAGTTTTGGTTGACCCGATGACCGAGGAGGAAATCAGCAGGACCCTCGATATTATTACTCAGGAAGATATTAAGAATAATCCGTCGTATACAGACCGGGATTTGGGGCGTGTGAAACAAACGCCGTTTGGGGAACCTCAATATATTATTCGGGATCATTGGTTTCGAATTCAGGCAAAATTTGTATGGAAAGATGCTCCGGCTCTGCCGGAGCTGACCGCCGGCGGCGGAATGGGTGGCGGTTTTTACCCG